The Aeromicrobium yanjiei DNA segment CGTGGGGGTCGCGGACGCCGCGCGCCGGGCGGGCGAGACGTCCACGGCACTGCTCTACGTCGACACGCTGGAGTACCTGCGCCGCGGCGGACGAGTGGGCGCTGCGGCCGCGCTGATCGGCTCGGCGCTCGCGGTCAAGCCGATCCTCACGATCAGCGACGGCCTGGTCGTCCCGCTGGAGCGGGTCCGCACCCAGGCCAAGGCGCTCGCGCGTCTGGAGGCGCTCGCGGTCGAGTCGGCCCACGCGTGCGCCGACGGCTTCGACATCGGGGTCCAGCACCTGGCCGCGCTGTCCACGGCCACCGCGGTCGCCGAACGCCTGGCGTCCACCCTTGAGCGTGAGTCGATCCCGGTCGACGAGGTCGGCGCCGTGATCGGTGCCCACGTGGGGCCCGGCATGATCGCGGTGACGATCACGCCGCGCTGAGCGTTCGGGGCCGTAACGCACGTTCTCCACCGTCGTCGGGCGCCGCGCGCGTCGTCCACAGGGGCGTGATCGCGCCGATGACGTACGCGCCCGGTCGTGCCTACGGTCGTGAAATGAAGCCGAGCCACCGAGAGGCCCCCGACGAGACCAGGGCGGAGATCGCCCGGCGTCGCCTCGCCCAGCTGGCAGCGTCGTTCGACGCCGAGCTGCCGCCGCCCGAGGAGGAGCCGGCGCGCGTCCGGCCGCGGGTGGAGGTGCCGCACGTGCGCGCGCTGGCTGCCGTGGCCGTCGCCGCCTCGGTGCTGCTGGCGTGGTGGCTGCTGTCAGGACGTCCGGAGTCGAGCGGGCCGGTGGCGCCGCTCGCGTTCTCGTCCTCCGCGTCGCCCGGCCCGCCCGGCAGCGCGGGGACGGCGAGCCCGAGCGGCGCGCAGGGCTCCGCGACCTCGGCGCCGGCCGCCGAGGTCGTGGTCGACGTCGCAGGCAAGGTGCGTCGTCCCGGCATCGTGACCGTGCCCCGAGGATCGCGCGTCTACCAGGCGATCGAGGCCGCAGGCGGCGTCCGGGGAGAGGTCGACACCACCTCCCTCAACCTCGCTCGCGAGCTCACCGACGGCGAGCAGATCCTGGTCGGGCTCGAGCCTGTCGATCTCGGCGCCGCCGGCGTGGCTCCCGGCACCGGGGGAACGGGCGCCACCGGGGCGAAGGTCAACCTCAACACCGCGACCGCCGAGCAGCTCGACACCCTGCCCGGCGTCGGCCCGGTCACCGCGCAGGCGATCCTCGGGTGGCGCGAGGAGAACGGCCGGTTCTCGTCGGTCGACGACCTCCTCGACGTCAAGGGCATCGGGGAGGCGACCTTGGCCGAGCTGCGCGACCTCGTCGTCGTGTGACCCACGACCTGCGGATGCTCCCGGCCGCGGTGGTGGCCTGGGGTGCCGCCGCCTGGCTCGTCACGGCCGGGTCGGTCGCCGCGCTCGCGCTGGTGGCCGCAGGGATCGCGCTCGCGATGGTCGCGGCCCGGTTCGCACCCGTGCGTGCCGTCGCGCTCGTCGGCGTCTGCCTGGCCGCGGTCGCGGCCTCCTGCGCCTGGCGACTGGCCGTGGTCGAGCACTCACCGCTGACGGACCTGGCCCGCGAGCACCGTCTCGCGACCATGGACGTCGAGGTCGTCCGGGACGCCCGGCCCTTCAGCCACCAGGGACGCGATGCGGTCGTGGTCGAGGTGCGGGTGCGCCGGGTCGTGACCGCCGCGCAGGCCGTCCGGGTGCGCGACCGGGCCACGGCCTTCGTCGACGGCAGTCCGAGCGATCTCGTGGTCGGCAGGCGGCTGGTCGTCGTCGGCCGGCTGAGCCCGTCGGAGGCGTCCGAGGAGGCGGCCGTGATCGACGTGCTGCGGCGCGGTCCGGCCGACCGGGCGGCGTGGTGGTGGGAGGCGTCGGAGCGGGTCCGCGAGGGCGTACGCCGTGCGGTCTCGCACCTCTCGGACGAGCCCCGGGCCCTGGTGCCTGCCCTGGTCGACGGCGACGACACCCACATCACGGTCGAGATCGAGGAGGACTTCCGCCGCAGTGGGCTCACCCACCTCATGGCCGTATCGGGCACCAACCTGACGATCGTGCTCGCGGTCGTCATGCTGCTGGCGCGTTCCGCCGGTCTGCGGCGGCGGGGTCTGTGGGTGGCCGGCGCCTTGTCGATCGTCGCGTTCGTGCTGCTCGCGCGCCCCGACCCGAGCGTCGTGCGGGCAGCGGCCATGGGCGCGGTCGGGGTCGCGGCCCTGGGCTTCGGCTCCCGGGGCGGCGTGCGCGCGCTGTGCTGGGCGGTGATCGGCCTGTTGTTCCTCGACCCGTGGCTCTCACGCACGCCCGGATTCGTCCTGTCCGCGGTCGCGACGGGCGGGATCCTGCTGCTGGCCCCGTTGCTCACCCGTCGTCTGGAGCGGTGGATGCCGCGGTGGTGTGCCCTGGCGATCGCGGTGCCCGTCGCCGCGCAGCTCGCGTGCACCCCCGCGATCGCTGCGCTCTCGGGCGAGGTCTCGCTCGTCGCGGTCTTCGCCAACCTGCTCGCGGGTCCTGCGGTGGCCCCGGCCACCGTGGCTGGCCTGGTCGGTGGCCTGCTGGCCGTGGCCTGGGCTCCGCTGGGCCAGGCTTGCGGGTGGCTTGCCGGTCTCTGCGCGAGCTGGATCCTGACGGTCGGGCACCGCGCCGCGGCGATGGAGGCGGCGTCGCTGGAGTGGCACGGCCCGTGGCAGGTGCTGCTCCTGGTGGTGCCGGTCGCGACGTGGCTGGTCGTGCGGCTGTCGTCGCGTCCGGCGGTCTTCGTCGGCCTCGCGCTCGGGCTGGTGATCGGCATCTGGCGGCCGCCGCAGACGGGGTGGCCGCCCGCGGGGTGGGTCATGGTGAGCTGCGACGTCGGCCAGGGCGACGCGACGGTGCTGCCGGTCGCCGCGGGGGAGGCGGTCGTCGTCGACACCGGTGGGGAGGACGCGCCGGTCGACCGCTGCCTGACCTCGCTGGGCGTCCGGACGATCCGCCTGCTGGTGCTGACCCACGGCCACGCCGATCACGTCGACGGGTGGCGCGGTGCGGTCGCGGGGCGCCGGGTCGACCAGGTGGTCGTCGGGCCGTCGGGCGGGCCGCAGGTCCCGGGGGCCGCTCGCCGC contains these protein-coding regions:
- a CDS encoding DegV family protein, whose product is MIAIVTDSTSSLSGSDAERERITVVPLQVIIGAEVHTEGEDVTSEMIADALASFVPVSTSRPTPDEFLAVYERLASEGAEAIVSVHLSARMSGTLDSAVLAAKQASVPVTCVDSTQVGIATGFAAGRAAQARDAGEDVVGVADAARRAGETSTALLYVDTLEYLRRGGRVGAAAALIGSALAVKPILTISDGLVVPLERVRTQAKALARLEALAVESAHACADGFDIGVQHLAALSTATAVAERLASTLERESIPVDEVGAVIGAHVGPGMIAVTITPR
- a CDS encoding ComEC/Rec2 family competence protein — its product is MTHDLRMLPAAVVAWGAAAWLVTAGSVAALALVAAGIALAMVAARFAPVRAVALVGVCLAAVAASCAWRLAVVEHSPLTDLAREHRLATMDVEVVRDARPFSHQGRDAVVVEVRVRRVVTAAQAVRVRDRATAFVDGSPSDLVVGRRLVVVGRLSPSEASEEAAVIDVLRRGPADRAAWWWEASERVREGVRRAVSHLSDEPRALVPALVDGDDTHITVEIEEDFRRSGLTHLMAVSGTNLTIVLAVVMLLARSAGLRRRGLWVAGALSIVAFVLLARPDPSVVRAAAMGAVGVAALGFGSRGGVRALCWAVIGLLFLDPWLSRTPGFVLSAVATGGILLLAPLLTRRLERWMPRWCALAIAVPVAAQLACTPAIAALSGEVSLVAVFANLLAGPAVAPATVAGLVGGLLAVAWAPLGQACGWLAGLCASWILTVGHRAAAMEAASLEWHGPWQVLLLVVPVATWLVVRLSSRPAVFVGLALGLVIGIWRPPQTGWPPAGWVMVSCDVGQGDATVLPVAAGEAVVVDTGGEDAPVDRCLTSLGVRTIRLLVLTHGHADHVDGWRGAVAGRRVDQVVVGPSGGPQVPGAARRVAGAGESFVLGETGAEVLWPPAHAAEGDDPNAVSLVLRATVRGVHLLLGGDVGEEAQRRLLRSGVGVTADVLKVPHHGSADQDDRFLTEVGASVATISAGADNDYGHPAVSLLTRLRQRDVRWWRTDVDGDIAVVVRDGRLVVVTR
- a CDS encoding helix-hairpin-helix domain-containing protein codes for the protein MKPSHREAPDETRAEIARRRLAQLAASFDAELPPPEEEPARVRPRVEVPHVRALAAVAVAASVLLAWWLLSGRPESSGPVAPLAFSSSASPGPPGSAGTASPSGAQGSATSAPAAEVVVDVAGKVRRPGIVTVPRGSRVYQAIEAAGGVRGEVDTTSLNLARELTDGEQILVGLEPVDLGAAGVAPGTGGTGATGAKVNLNTATAEQLDTLPGVGPVTAQAILGWREENGRFSSVDDLLDVKGIGEATLAELRDLVVV